The Candidatus Methylomirabilota bacterium genome includes a region encoding these proteins:
- a CDS encoding aldolase/citrate lyase family protein, protein MRENAYRARAEQGEVQIGTWITMIRTPSVLMLLQAAGLDFARLDMEHSPFSMETLADMAALARALDFPLVVRPPEGNREWITRLLDAGVFNLHVPQVDTPEQAAAVAACCRYAPAGQRGMYGFGPATEYGALPMRELTAAANARVHVTIMLESKRAFDRLDEIASVPGIDALTLGPTDLAQDLGVLGASAQREALTAHRRRLVDAARKHGKAVSMAIDSVEGVGEMIALGATIVNYSSDAAVLRSGYATAVEEIRRALPSRR, encoded by the coding sequence ATGAGGGAGAACGCCTACCGGGCCCGCGCCGAGCAGGGTGAAGTGCAGATCGGCACGTGGATCACGATGATCCGGACGCCCTCGGTCCTGATGCTGCTCCAGGCGGCGGGGCTCGACTTCGCGCGGCTCGACATGGAGCACTCGCCCTTCTCGATGGAGACCCTCGCCGACATGGCGGCGCTCGCGCGCGCCCTTGATTTTCCACTGGTCGTCCGCCCGCCCGAGGGCAACCGCGAGTGGATCACGCGGCTCCTCGACGCCGGCGTCTTCAATCTCCACGTGCCGCAGGTGGACACGCCGGAGCAGGCGGCCGCGGTGGCCGCGTGCTGCCGCTACGCGCCGGCGGGCCAGCGGGGCATGTACGGCTTCGGCCCGGCGACGGAGTACGGCGCGCTGCCGATGCGCGAGCTGACCGCCGCCGCGAACGCGCGCGTGCACGTGACCATCATGCTGGAGTCGAAGCGTGCCTTCGACCGGCTGGACGAGATCGCGTCGGTCCCGGGCATCGATGCGCTCACGCTCGGGCCGACCGATCTGGCGCAGGACCTCGGCGTGCTCGGCGCCTCCGCGCAGCGCGAGGCGCTGACCGCGCATCGCCGTCGGCTCGTGGACGCCGCGCGCAAGCACGGCAAGGCGGTGTCGATGGCGATCGACAGCGTGGAGGGCGTGGGCGAGATGATCGCCCTCGGCGCGACGATCGTCAACTACTCGTCGGACGCGGCCGTGCTCCGCTCGGGCTACGCGACGGCCGTCGAGGAGATCCGTCGCGCGCTTCCCAGCCGTCGCTAG